A genomic region of Leptotrichia massiliensis contains the following coding sequences:
- a CDS encoding helix-hairpin-helix domain-containing protein, which yields MKIKYVIIFIMLLIAGNFLRLLIEDKNIPKIEISKEKNYKKEKAKKDTDLTKSNVKFDINNIEYKDLLKLGINKNKAERFIKYRDEVGIIKDINEVKNISGFGKSGLEIAQKFLFVDNEKIQDSTKNYGREITKYNINKLNEKELKKIGFTNKEIKKLLPEIEKNNIRSNVDLEKIIGKERYAEIEDKIKFIE from the coding sequence ATGAAAATAAAATATGTCATTATTTTTATAATGCTGTTAATTGCGGGAAATTTTTTAAGACTTTTAATTGAAGACAAAAATATTCCTAAAATTGAAATTAGTAAGGAAAAAAATTATAAAAAGGAAAAGGCTAAAAAAGATACCGATTTAACAAAAAGTAATGTGAAATTTGATATTAATAATATTGAATACAAAGATTTGCTAAAATTAGGAATTAATAAAAATAAAGCTGAAAGATTTATAAAATATAGAGATGAAGTTGGTATTATTAAAGATATTAATGAAGTAAAAAATATTTCAGGATTTGGAAAGTCTGGCTTGGAAATCGCACAAAAATTTTTGTTTGTAGATAATGAAAAAATTCAGGATTCAACCAAAAATTATGGACGTGAAATTACAAAATACAACATTAACAAGTTAAATGAAAAAGAATTAAAAAAAATAGGATTTACAAATAAGGAAATAAAAAAATTACTTCCTGAAATTGAAAAAAATAACATAAGATCGAATGTCGATTTAGAAAAGATTATTGGAAAAGAGCGTTATGCAGAAATTGAAGATAAAATAAAATTTATTGAATAA